The proteins below come from a single Streptomyces sp. M92 genomic window:
- a CDS encoding NADP-dependent oxidoreductase, whose translation MRKVSFAEFGGPEVLELLDAEEPHAGPGQIRVAVRAAGVNPVDWRLREGQVLGAHPIELPAGVGLDAAGVVDEVGEGVDGVEPGDPVFGEGVDTYAEFAVLSAWARMPEGLTFEEAAGYPSVVETALRVIREVGVRPGQTLLVSGASGGVGSAVLQSARDRGIAVIGTAGAANQDYLRELGAVPTTYGEGWVERVRGLGRVDAALDLAGSGVIGELVELTGDPRRVVSIADLGAPEFGVRFSGTAGSVPDALAEAVDLITRGRLHIPVEKAYPLADAAAAHVDSRAGHTRGRRVLVV comes from the coding sequence ATGAGGAAAGTGAGCTTCGCCGAGTTCGGCGGTCCGGAAGTCCTCGAACTCCTGGACGCCGAGGAGCCCCACGCGGGCCCCGGTCAGATACGCGTCGCCGTGCGGGCGGCGGGCGTGAACCCCGTCGACTGGAGGCTGCGTGAGGGCCAGGTCCTGGGCGCCCATCCGATCGAGCTGCCCGCCGGGGTCGGGCTGGACGCCGCCGGGGTGGTGGACGAGGTCGGTGAGGGCGTCGACGGTGTGGAGCCCGGTGATCCGGTGTTCGGCGAGGGCGTCGACACCTACGCCGAGTTCGCCGTGCTGTCGGCCTGGGCCCGGATGCCCGAGGGCCTGACGTTCGAGGAGGCGGCCGGGTACCCGTCCGTCGTGGAGACCGCGCTGCGCGTCATCCGCGAGGTGGGGGTGCGGCCCGGACAGACGCTGCTGGTCAGCGGCGCGTCCGGCGGAGTCGGGTCGGCGGTGCTGCAGAGCGCCCGCGACCGCGGCATCGCGGTGATCGGCACGGCCGGTGCCGCCAACCAGGACTACCTGCGGGAGCTGGGCGCCGTACCCACGACGTACGGCGAGGGATGGGTCGAGCGGGTGCGCGGGCTCGGCCGCGTGGACGCGGCGCTCGATCTGGCCGGCTCCGGGGTGATCGGCGAGCTGGTCGAGCTGACCGGGGACCCGCGGCGGGTGGTCTCCATCGCCGATCTCGGCGCGCCGGAGTTCGGCGTCCGGTTCTCCGGTACGGCCGGGAGCGTGCCGGACGCGCTGGCCGAGGCGGTGGACCTGATCACGCGGGGCCGGCTCCACATCCCGGTCGAGAAGGCGTACCCGCTCGCCGATGCCGCGGCGGCGCACGTCGACAGCCGGGCGGGGCACACGCGCGGGCGCCGGGTCCTGGTGGTCTGA
- the mqnP gene encoding menaquinone biosynthesis prenyltransferase MqnP — protein sequence MTSASAALPQQPGRTKAFLRLVMIEHSVFALPFAYIAALTAMYMWDENIHWGRLLLVTVAMVGLRTFAMAVNRIIDREIDARNPRTAHRELVTGAMSVKHAWTGALIALVVFLGAAALLNPLCLALAPIAVVPMVVYPYGKRFTNFPQAILGLAQAMGPIGGWLAISGEWSWDAVILGLAVGIWIGGFDLIYACQDVETDRQVGVKSVPARFGIPAAIWGARACHTVTTALFAWYAVATDAGAFFWLGLLIVAAAFAYEHTIVRPHDLTRLNRAFFSVNGFIGIALFVCALLDLLVRGLTV from the coding sequence GTGACGTCGGCTTCCGCCGCGCTGCCGCAGCAGCCGGGGCGCACCAAGGCGTTCCTGCGCCTGGTGATGATCGAGCACTCGGTCTTCGCCCTGCCCTTCGCGTACATCGCCGCGCTGACCGCGATGTACATGTGGGACGAGAACATCCACTGGGGCCGGCTGCTCCTGGTCACCGTCGCCATGGTGGGCCTCCGCACCTTCGCGATGGCGGTCAACCGGATCATCGACCGCGAGATCGACGCCCGCAACCCGCGCACCGCCCACCGCGAACTGGTCACCGGCGCCATGTCGGTCAAGCACGCCTGGACCGGCGCGCTGATCGCCCTGGTCGTCTTCCTGGGCGCGGCGGCCCTGCTCAACCCGCTCTGCCTCGCCCTCGCCCCCATCGCCGTCGTCCCGATGGTGGTCTACCCGTACGGCAAGCGGTTCACGAACTTCCCGCAGGCCATCCTCGGTCTCGCGCAGGCCATGGGCCCGATCGGCGGCTGGCTGGCGATCAGCGGCGAGTGGTCCTGGGACGCCGTGATCCTCGGCCTCGCGGTCGGCATCTGGATCGGCGGCTTCGACCTGATCTACGCCTGCCAGGACGTCGAGACCGACCGGCAGGTCGGCGTGAAGTCGGTCCCGGCCCGCTTCGGCATCCCGGCCGCGATCTGGGGCGCCCGCGCCTGCCACACGGTCACCACGGCCCTGTTCGCCTGGTACGCGGTCGCCACCGACGCCGGCGCGTTCTTCTGGCTCGGCCTGCTGATCGTCGCGGCCGCGTTCGCCTACGAGCACACCATCGTCCGCCCCCACGACCTGACCCGCCTCAACCGGGCGTTCTTCAGCGTCAACGGCTTCATCGGCATCGCACTCTTCGTCTGCGCGCTGCTGGATCTGCTCGTACGGGGCCTCACGGTCTGA
- a CDS encoding PLD nuclease N-terminal domain-containing protein, with translation MLRVLMFLIPLALSVYAFIDCISTKDGDIRHMPKPLWAILVLLFPLVGSISWLIAGKKRQPAGSSPWGGGGRRQWVAPDDNPDFLKSLDKDDEKDEDPRAE, from the coding sequence ATGCTTCGGGTGCTGATGTTCCTGATCCCACTGGCGTTGAGCGTCTACGCGTTCATCGACTGCATCAGCACGAAGGACGGCGACATCCGGCACATGCCGAAGCCGCTGTGGGCGATCCTCGTGCTGCTCTTTCCGCTGGTCGGGTCGATCTCCTGGCTCATCGCCGGCAAGAAGCGGCAGCCGGCCGGCTCGTCGCCGTGGGGCGGTGGCGGACGCCGCCAGTGGGTGGCGCCGGACGACAACCCCGACTTCCTGAAGTCCCTGGACAAGGACGACGAGAAGGACGAGGACCCCCGGGCCGAGTGA
- a CDS encoding TetR/AcrR family transcriptional regulator → MTTVPTGRRERKKAATRQKIADTALRLFLERGYDAVGIREVAAEADVAVTTLFSHFAAKEALVFERDPDFERRLTGAVTGRAPDEPLIPALRREVHALVAHCAAPEAAPVWRMIDASPALRQYEESMRLRHAESLAAAVAADLGLPRTTTACRALARFVVDAHALAREADDPRAAVEEVFRMIEAAWEAAGARTA, encoded by the coding sequence ATGACGACCGTGCCGACCGGACGCCGTGAGCGCAAGAAGGCCGCGACCCGGCAGAAGATCGCCGACACCGCCCTGCGCCTCTTCCTGGAGCGCGGGTACGACGCGGTGGGCATCCGGGAGGTGGCCGCCGAGGCCGACGTGGCCGTCACCACGCTCTTCTCCCACTTCGCCGCCAAAGAGGCCCTGGTCTTCGAGCGGGACCCGGACTTCGAGCGGCGCCTCACCGGGGCCGTCACCGGCCGGGCGCCGGACGAGCCGCTGATCCCCGCGCTGCGCCGCGAGGTGCACGCTCTCGTGGCGCACTGCGCGGCGCCCGAGGCCGCCCCGGTCTGGCGCATGATCGACGCGTCGCCCGCGCTGCGGCAGTACGAGGAGTCGATGAGGCTGCGCCACGCGGAGTCCCTGGCGGCGGCCGTCGCCGCCGACCTCGGCCTGCCGCGGACCACGACGGCCTGCCGGGCGCTCGCGAGGTTCGTCGTCGACGCCCACGCGCTGGCCCGCGAGGCGGACGATCCCCGGGCGGCGGTGGAGGAGGTCTTCCGGATGATCGAGGCGGCCTGGGAGGCCGCCGGAGCGCGGACGGCCTGA
- a CDS encoding dicarboxylate/amino acid:cation symporter: MSSSSPANPSPAKPSAQSPAKKSFKVPFWAQILAGLVLGVLLGWLARSQDISWLVTTLEKVGDLFIGLLKLAVAPLVFFAILVSITNLRKVNNAARLASRTLLWFMITSLIAVAIGLVIGLVTNPGAGTGLTPADGAKPENTGSWIDFLTGIVPTDVITPFTDLNVLQIVFMAAVAGIAALQLGERAQPILNLSESVLELLQKALWWVIRLAPIGTIGLIGKAIATYGWDLIGKYATFTADIYVGCAIVLFVVYPALLATVAKLNPLQFFKGAWPAIQLAFVSRSSVGTMPLTQKVTERLGVPKEYASFAVPFGATTKMDGCAAVYPAIAAIFVAQIFGIDLGVGDYLLIAFVSVVGSAATAGLTGATVMLTLTLSTLGLPMEGVGLLLAIDPILDMMRTATNVAGQALVPVIVSAREGLLDRKAYDEAHSSPIDEPEREREKQVPEPVPAAA, translated from the coding sequence GTGTCCTCTTCCTCGCCCGCGAATCCGTCGCCCGCGAAGCCTTCCGCCCAGTCCCCGGCCAAGAAGTCCTTCAAGGTGCCCTTCTGGGCCCAGATACTCGCCGGTCTCGTCCTCGGCGTCCTGCTGGGCTGGCTGGCCCGCAGCCAGGACATATCCTGGCTCGTCACCACCCTGGAGAAGGTCGGTGACCTCTTCATCGGCCTGCTGAAGCTGGCCGTCGCACCGCTCGTCTTCTTCGCCATCCTGGTGTCGATCACCAACCTGCGGAAGGTCAACAACGCGGCCCGCCTGGCGTCCCGCACCCTCCTCTGGTTCATGATCACGTCGCTGATCGCGGTGGCCATCGGCCTCGTCATCGGCCTGGTCACCAACCCCGGCGCCGGCACCGGCCTCACCCCGGCCGACGGCGCCAAGCCCGAGAACACCGGGTCCTGGATCGACTTCCTGACCGGCATCGTGCCGACCGACGTCATCACGCCGTTCACCGACCTGAACGTCCTGCAGATCGTCTTCATGGCCGCCGTCGCCGGCATCGCCGCCCTCCAGCTCGGCGAGAGGGCCCAGCCGATCCTCAACCTGAGCGAGTCCGTCCTCGAACTCCTCCAGAAGGCCCTGTGGTGGGTCATCCGCCTCGCCCCGATCGGCACGATCGGCCTCATCGGCAAGGCCATCGCCACCTACGGCTGGGACCTCATCGGCAAGTACGCCACCTTCACCGCCGACATCTACGTCGGCTGCGCCATCGTGCTGTTCGTGGTCTACCCGGCGCTGCTCGCCACCGTCGCCAAGCTCAACCCGCTGCAGTTCTTCAAGGGCGCCTGGCCCGCGATCCAGCTGGCCTTCGTCTCCCGCTCGTCCGTCGGCACCATGCCGCTGACCCAGAAGGTCACCGAGCGCCTCGGCGTCCCGAAGGAGTACGCGTCCTTCGCCGTGCCGTTCGGCGCGACGACCAAGATGGACGGCTGCGCCGCGGTCTACCCGGCGATCGCCGCGATCTTCGTCGCGCAGATCTTCGGCATCGACCTCGGCGTCGGCGACTACCTCCTGATCGCCTTCGTCTCGGTGGTCGGCTCCGCCGCCACGGCCGGCCTCACCGGCGCCACGGTGATGCTGACCCTGACCCTGTCCACGCTGGGCCTGCCCATGGAGGGCGTCGGCCTCCTCCTCGCCATCGACCCGATCCTGGACATGATGCGCACGGCGACGAACGTGGCCGGCCAAGCTCTCGTCCCGGTCATCGTCTCGGCCCGCGAGGGACTGCTCGACCGCAAGGCCTACGACGAGGCGCACAGCTCGCCGATCGACGAGCCGGAGCGCGAGCGGGAGAAGCAGGTGCCGGAGCCGGTTCCGGCCGCCGCCTGA
- the mqnE gene encoding aminofutalosine synthase MqnE, with protein MDAGLKRELEQKVRSGERLTREDGIALYESDDLAWLGGLAHEVRTRKNGDVVHFNVNRHLNMTNVCTASCAYCSFQRKPGEKDAYTMRIEEAVKLAKEMEGENLTELHIVNGLHPNLPWRYYPRSLRELKAALPGVSLKAFTATEIHHFETISGMSASDILDELIDAGLESLTGGGAEIFDWEVRQHIVDHRTHWEDWSRIHRLAHEKGLKTPCTMLYGHIEEPRHRVDHVLRLRELQDETNGFQVFIPLRYQHDFVDLKDGKVRNRLQARTQMATGAEALKTFAVSRLLFDNVPHVKVFWVMHGVQTAQLALQHGADDMDGSVVEYKITHDADDFGTPNKLTREDLLDLIRDAGFRPVERNTRYEVLREYDGPDAGRRESPQPMRV; from the coding sequence ATGGACGCCGGGCTCAAGCGGGAGCTGGAGCAGAAGGTCCGCTCCGGGGAGCGGCTGACCCGCGAGGACGGCATCGCGCTGTACGAGTCGGACGACCTGGCCTGGCTCGGCGGCCTCGCGCACGAGGTGCGGACGCGCAAGAACGGCGACGTCGTCCACTTCAACGTCAACCGTCACCTCAACATGACCAACGTGTGCACCGCGTCCTGCGCGTACTGCTCCTTCCAGCGCAAGCCGGGCGAGAAGGACGCGTACACGATGCGCATCGAGGAGGCGGTGAAGCTCGCCAAGGAGATGGAGGGCGAGAACCTCACCGAGCTGCACATCGTCAACGGCCTGCACCCGAACCTCCCGTGGCGCTACTACCCGCGCTCGCTCAGGGAACTGAAGGCCGCGCTGCCGGGCGTGTCGCTCAAGGCGTTCACCGCCACCGAGATCCACCACTTCGAGACCATCTCCGGGATGTCCGCCTCCGACATCCTCGACGAGCTGATCGACGCCGGTCTGGAGTCCCTGACCGGCGGCGGCGCCGAGATCTTCGACTGGGAGGTGCGGCAGCACATCGTCGACCACCGCACCCACTGGGAGGACTGGTCGCGCATCCACCGCCTGGCCCACGAGAAGGGCCTGAAGACCCCGTGCACCATGCTCTACGGCCACATCGAGGAGCCGCGCCACCGCGTGGACCACGTACTGCGCCTGCGTGAGCTCCAGGACGAGACGAACGGCTTCCAGGTCTTCATCCCGCTGCGCTACCAGCACGACTTCGTGGACCTGAAGGACGGCAAGGTCAGGAACCGACTCCAGGCGCGCACGCAGATGGCGACCGGCGCGGAGGCGCTGAAGACCTTCGCGGTGTCGCGGCTGCTGTTCGACAACGTCCCGCACGTCAAGGTCTTCTGGGTCATGCACGGCGTCCAGACCGCGCAGCTGGCCCTCCAGCACGGCGCCGACGACATGGACGGCTCGGTCGTCGAGTACAAGATCACGCACGACGCGGACGACTTCGGCACGCCGAACAAGCTGACGCGCGAGGACCTGCTCGACCTGATCCGCGACGCGGGGTTCCGGCCGGTGGAGCGGAACACGCGGTACGAGGTCCTCAGGGAGTACGACGGTCCCGACGCGGGGCGCCGGGAGTCTCCGCAGCCGATGCGGGTGTGA
- a CDS encoding menaquinone biosynthesis decarboxylase has product MAYDDLRSLLRALEREGDLKRIKAEVDPYLEVGEIVDRVNKAGGPALLFENVKGSDMPLAMNVFGTDRRLLKALGLKSYSDISDKIGGLLKPELPQGFVGVREAFGKLGAMTHVPPKKVKGDSAPVQEVVLHGDDVDLDRLPALFTWPDDGGSFFNLGLTHTKDPETGIRNLGLYRLQRHDKRTIGMHWQIHKDSRNHYQVAARRGERLPVAIAFGCPPAVTYASTAPLPGDIDEYLFAGFLQGKRIEMVDCKTVPLQVPAQAEVVIEGWLEPGEMLPEGPFGDHTGFYTPQEPFPALKIDCVTMRKRPLLQSIVVGRPPTEDGPLGRATERFFLPLLKIIVPDIVDYHLPEAGGFHNCAIVSIDKKYPKHAQKVMHAIWGAHMMSLTKLIVVVDSDCDVHDLHEVAWRALGNTDYARDLTVVEGPVDHLDHASYQQFWGGKAGIDATKKLPEEGYTRDGGWPDMVLSDPETAAKVDRRWKEYGL; this is encoded by the coding sequence ATGGCTTACGACGATCTTCGCTCCCTGCTCAGGGCTCTGGAGCGCGAGGGCGACCTCAAGCGCATCAAGGCCGAGGTGGACCCGTACCTGGAGGTCGGGGAGATCGTCGACCGGGTGAACAAGGCCGGCGGCCCCGCCCTGCTCTTCGAGAACGTGAAGGGCTCCGACATGCCCCTCGCGATGAACGTCTTCGGCACCGACCGGCGCCTGCTCAAGGCCCTGGGCCTGAAGTCGTACTCCGACATCTCGGACAAGATCGGCGGGCTGCTGAAGCCCGAGCTGCCGCAGGGCTTCGTCGGCGTGCGCGAGGCCTTCGGGAAGCTCGGCGCGATGACGCACGTACCGCCGAAGAAGGTCAAGGGCGACAGCGCGCCGGTCCAGGAGGTCGTCCTGCACGGCGACGACGTGGACCTCGACCGGCTCCCCGCCCTCTTCACCTGGCCCGACGACGGCGGCTCCTTCTTCAACCTCGGGCTCACCCACACCAAGGACCCGGAGACGGGCATCCGCAACCTGGGCCTGTACCGGCTCCAGCGCCACGACAAGCGCACCATCGGCATGCACTGGCAGATCCACAAGGACAGCCGGAACCACTACCAGGTGGCGGCCAGGAGGGGCGAGCGGCTGCCCGTCGCCATCGCCTTCGGCTGCCCGCCCGCCGTGACGTACGCCTCCACCGCCCCGCTCCCCGGCGACATCGACGAGTACCTGTTCGCCGGGTTCCTCCAGGGCAAGCGGATCGAGATGGTCGACTGCAAGACCGTCCCGCTCCAGGTCCCGGCGCAGGCCGAGGTCGTCATCGAGGGCTGGCTGGAGCCCGGCGAGATGCTCCCCGAGGGCCCCTTCGGCGACCACACCGGCTTCTACACCCCGCAGGAGCCGTTCCCCGCCCTGAAGATCGACTGCGTGACGATGCGGAAGCGTCCGCTGCTCCAGTCGATCGTGGTCGGGCGCCCGCCGACGGAGGACGGCCCCCTCGGCCGGGCCACGGAGCGGTTCTTCCTGCCCCTGCTGAAGATCATCGTCCCGGACATCGTGGACTACCACCTGCCCGAGGCCGGCGGCTTCCACAACTGCGCGATCGTCTCGATCGACAAGAAGTACCCCAAGCACGCCCAGAAGGTCATGCACGCCATCTGGGGCGCCCACATGATGTCCCTGACCAAGCTGATCGTGGTCGTCGACTCCGACTGCGACGTCCACGACCTGCACGAGGTCGCCTGGCGGGCGCTCGGCAACACCGACTACGCCCGCGACCTCACCGTCGTCGAAGGCCCGGTCGACCACCTCGACCACGCCTCCTACCAGCAGTTCTGGGGCGGCAAGGCGGGCATCGACGCCACGAAGAAGCTGCCCGAGGAGGGGTACACGCGAGACGGGGGCTGGCCGGACATGGTGCTGTCCGACCCGGAGACGGCGGCGAAGGTCGACCGCCGCTGGAAGGAGTACGGACTGTGA
- a CDS encoding DUF4229 domain-containing protein, which produces MLRYTLMRLGIFVGCLVAVWGLVYVGVFPRGLGDSNGMWIILLALLVSAPISYVALRKERDRASVQVVNRVDRFKTNLEANRGQEDVADDSARAQGQTS; this is translated from the coding sequence ATGCTCCGCTACACGCTGATGCGCCTCGGGATCTTCGTCGGCTGCCTCGTGGCCGTCTGGGGACTCGTCTACGTCGGCGTGTTCCCGCGCGGACTCGGCGACTCCAACGGCATGTGGATCATCCTGCTCGCCCTGCTGGTCTCCGCCCCCATCAGCTACGTCGCGCTGCGCAAGGAGCGGGACCGGGCCTCGGTGCAGGTCGTGAACCGGGTCGACCGCTTCAAGACCAACCTGGAGGCCAACCGCGGCCAGGAGGACGTCGCCGACGACTCCGCGAGGGCGCAGGGCCAGACCTCGTAA
- a CDS encoding TetR/AcrR family transcriptional regulator: protein MGAGKTKRMPRAVREQQMLDAAVRIFGQRGYMAASMDEIAELAGVSKPLVYLYLNSKDDLFSACVRRESRALTEAVRAGVRPGLPADGQLWSGLRAFFTHTASNPDAWRVLHLHARTHGERFAAEVAAMREDIVAFVTQLIAAAAREAHGRPHLPEGEVAGLAEALVGAAESLADWAGATEGVTAKQAAATLMNFAWAGLGDLMAGRPWAPPQETGTEADAETGSESGAPAVPVQAG, encoded by the coding sequence ATGGGTGCAGGGAAGACCAAGCGGATGCCGCGGGCGGTCCGTGAGCAGCAGATGCTGGACGCCGCCGTGCGGATCTTCGGACAGCGCGGGTACATGGCGGCGTCGATGGACGAGATCGCCGAACTGGCCGGTGTCTCCAAGCCGCTGGTGTACCTGTACCTGAACTCGAAGGACGACCTCTTCAGCGCCTGCGTCCGCCGCGAGTCCCGGGCCCTCACCGAGGCCGTGCGCGCCGGTGTACGGCCGGGACTGCCCGCCGACGGACAACTCTGGTCGGGGCTGCGGGCGTTCTTCACCCACACCGCGAGCAACCCGGACGCCTGGCGGGTGCTGCACCTCCACGCCCGCACCCACGGCGAGCGGTTCGCCGCCGAGGTCGCGGCGATGCGCGAGGACATCGTCGCGTTCGTGACCCAGCTGATCGCGGCCGCGGCGCGGGAGGCGCACGGCCGCCCGCACCTGCCCGAGGGCGAGGTCGCGGGGCTGGCCGAGGCGCTGGTCGGCGCGGCCGAGTCGCTCGCCGACTGGGCCGGCGCCACCGAGGGCGTCACCGCCAAGCAGGCGGCGGCGACCCTGATGAACTTCGCCTGGGCGGGGCTGGGCGACCTGATGGCGGGCCGGCCCTGGGCACCGCCCCAGGAGACCGGGACGGAGGCCGATGCCGAGACCGGTTCCGAGTCGGGGGCGCCGGCGGTGCCGGTTCAGGCCGGGTAG
- a CDS encoding Lrp/AsnC family transcriptional regulator: MDAVDRQLIQALRENGRASYAELGRLVGLSGPSVTDRINRLEAAGVITGYRATVDAASLGLGVTALVGVSLSDAADHEDVAQRLRELQEIEDCWFIAGDDSYMLKVRAADVDGLESIIRRLSGTKGVSRTRTTIVLSTKWENRVGELPEEV; the protein is encoded by the coding sequence ATGGACGCGGTGGACAGGCAGCTCATCCAGGCCCTGAGGGAGAACGGCCGGGCCTCGTACGCGGAGCTGGGGCGCCTCGTCGGACTGTCGGGACCCAGCGTCACCGACCGCATCAACCGGCTGGAGGCGGCCGGCGTCATCACCGGTTACCGGGCCACCGTGGACGCCGCCTCGCTCGGCCTCGGCGTCACCGCCCTCGTCGGCGTCTCGCTCTCCGACGCGGCCGACCACGAGGACGTGGCACAGCGGCTGCGGGAGCTGCAGGAGATCGAGGACTGCTGGTTCATCGCCGGCGACGACTCCTACATGCTCAAGGTGCGCGCGGCCGACGTGGACGGCCTGGAGAGCATCATCCGGCGCCTGTCGGGGACGAAGGGCGTCTCCCGGACCCGTACCACCATCGTGCTCTCCACCAAGTGGGAGAACCGCGTGGGCGAGCTGCCCGAAGAGGTGTAG
- a CDS encoding UdgX family uracil-DNA binding protein (This protein belongs to the uracil DNA glycosylase superfamily, members of which act in excision repair of DNA. However, it belongs more specifically to UdgX branch, whose founding member was found to bind uracil in DNA (where it does not belong), without cleaving it, appears to promote DNA repair by a pathway involving RecA, rather than base excision.), translating into MAGTEDAYTAEPFVPKRGGLPALRRAAVDCRGCPLHRDATQTVFGAGKATARVMLVGEQPGDQEDRAGEPFVGPAGRLLDRALAEAGLDPADAYVTNAVKHFKFTRAEPRKRRIHKAPTLRETTACGPWLAAELDRVEPELIVVLGATAGKALLGSSFRVTQVRGTVLEEEVHGRLERLVPTVHPSAVLRAEDRDGAYRGLVSDLEVATRALAE; encoded by the coding sequence ATGGCCGGTACCGAGGACGCCTACACCGCCGAACCCTTCGTTCCGAAGCGCGGCGGTCTCCCCGCCCTGCGCCGGGCGGCCGTCGACTGCCGCGGCTGTCCCCTGCACCGGGACGCCACCCAGACCGTCTTCGGCGCCGGCAAGGCGACCGCCCGCGTCATGCTCGTCGGTGAGCAGCCCGGCGACCAGGAGGACCGGGCGGGCGAACCCTTCGTCGGCCCCGCCGGCAGGCTCCTCGACCGGGCGCTGGCGGAGGCCGGCCTCGACCCGGCGGACGCCTACGTCACGAACGCCGTCAAGCACTTCAAGTTCACGCGGGCCGAACCCCGCAAGCGCCGCATCCACAAGGCGCCCACCCTGCGCGAGACGACCGCCTGCGGGCCCTGGCTGGCCGCCGAGCTGGACCGGGTGGAGCCCGAACTGATCGTGGTGCTCGGCGCGACGGCCGGCAAGGCGCTGCTCGGCTCCTCGTTCCGGGTCACGCAGGTGCGCGGCACGGTGCTGGAGGAGGAGGTCCACGGGCGCCTCGAACGGCTGGTGCCGACCGTGCACCCCTCGGCGGTGCTGCGGGCCGAGGACCGGGACGGGGCCTACCGGGGACTGGTCTCCGATCTGGAGGTGGCGACCCGGGCACTCGCCGAGTAA
- a CDS encoding UbiX family flavin prenyltransferase, protein MPWIVGVSGASGTPYAAAVLRALLAAGESVDLVVSRASRLTLLDETGISFRDAHWRDDLHTWLARGADGKPDTFDVDVFGDRVRHWSAGDLAAGPSSGSYPVKGMLIVPASTACVAGVALGLSKDLLQRSASVTLKERRKLVVAVRETPLDGRTLRHLVTLDDAGATVVPASPAFYAGATHIQDLVDFVAGRVLDAAGVGHGLYRRWSGDLGGARPAT, encoded by the coding sequence GTGCCTTGGATCGTGGGGGTCTCCGGGGCGTCCGGCACCCCGTACGCCGCCGCCGTGCTGCGCGCGCTGCTCGCCGCCGGTGAGAGCGTCGACCTGGTGGTCAGCCGGGCCTCGCGGCTCACCCTGCTCGACGAGACCGGCATCTCCTTCCGCGACGCCCACTGGCGCGACGACCTGCACACCTGGCTCGCGCGCGGGGCCGACGGCAAGCCGGACACGTTCGACGTGGACGTCTTCGGTGACCGGGTGCGGCACTGGAGCGCGGGCGACCTCGCGGCCGGGCCGTCCTCCGGGTCGTACCCCGTCAAGGGCATGCTGATCGTGCCCGCGTCGACGGCCTGTGTGGCGGGTGTCGCCCTCGGGCTGTCGAAGGACCTGTTGCAGCGGTCGGCGAGCGTGACCCTGAAGGAGCGCCGCAAGCTGGTCGTGGCCGTCCGGGAGACCCCGCTGGACGGCCGGACCCTCAGGCACCTGGTGACACTGGACGACGCGGGCGCGACCGTGGTGCCCGCCTCGCCGGCCTTCTACGCGGGGGCGACGCACATCCAGGACCTGGTCGACTTCGTCGCCGGACGCGTCCTCGACGCGGCGGGCGTCGGGCACGGCCTCTACCGCCGCTGGAGCGGCGACCTCGGAGGGGCCCGCCCCGCCACCTGA
- a CDS encoding putative leader peptide: MKHAAAPHTPPSLALVARLHVDLCRCASANCRP; encoded by the coding sequence ATGAAGCACGCAGCCGCGCCCCACACACCCCCGAGCCTCGCGCTCGTGGCGCGCCTGCACGTGGACCTCTGTCGGTGCGCGTCCGCGAACTGTCGCCCCTGA
- a CDS encoding GNAT family N-acetyltransferase: MSLTFTLDPALTPDLRDGVLDLWTDVTDAGGSVGFVPPATREDIRPELVKHMVAMAEGRTRLLVGHDEAGRVAATAFLTLNTHRLMTHWLWLYTVMVHPRHQGRGYGRDLMAAAADAARTLDGVEAIRLTCRGGLGLERFYESCGYKEVGRVPGAIRVAPGDDRDDVFMLLPLA; the protein is encoded by the coding sequence GTGTCCCTTACTTTCACTCTCGATCCCGCCCTCACCCCGGACCTGCGCGACGGCGTACTCGACCTGTGGACCGACGTCACCGACGCGGGCGGCTCCGTCGGCTTCGTCCCGCCGGCGACCCGGGAGGACATCCGCCCCGAGCTGGTCAAGCACATGGTCGCCATGGCCGAGGGCCGTACCCGCCTCCTCGTCGGGCACGACGAAGCCGGCCGCGTGGCCGCCACCGCGTTCCTCACCCTGAACACCCACCGGCTGATGACCCACTGGCTGTGGCTCTACACGGTGATGGTCCACCCGCGCCACCAGGGCCGGGGCTACGGCCGGGACCTGATGGCCGCCGCCGCGGACGCGGCCCGCACCCTCGACGGTGTCGAGGCGATCCGGCTCACCTGCCGGGGCGGCCTCGGACTGGAGCGGTTCTACGAGTCCTGCGGCTACAAGGAGGTCGGCCGGGTGCCCGGCGCGATCCGGGTGGCTCCCGGCGACGACCGCGACGACGTCTTCATGCTGCTGCCGCTGGCCTGA